A single window of Miscanthus floridulus cultivar M001 unplaced genomic scaffold, ASM1932011v1 os_2644_1, whole genome shotgun sequence DNA harbors:
- the LOC136535260 gene encoding uncharacterized protein, with the protein MIHRLPGAVAAGSRGGGRVPGRKRAPHGAAIGSLAAAGGSARDRGPPGHRQLGGGGQRGPWAAAGSVRGTGRWGEGGGCRGTGQWRAGRRWGPREAGEDPGRWAFRAMAGAQGGGGGVCECVSVGGHVCA; encoded by the coding sequence ATGATACATAGACTACCTGGGGCGGTGGCGGCAGGCTCCCGGGGCGGCGGCAGGGTCCCTGGGCGGAAGCGGGCTCCACACGGGGCGGCGATAGGCTCCCTGGCGGCGGCAGGGGGCAGTGCCAGGGACAGGGGGCCGCCGGGGCACCGGCAGCTAGGGGGAGGGGGGCAGCGGGGTCCCTGGGCGGCGGCGGGCTCCGTACGAGGCACCGGCCGCTGGGGGGAGGGCGGCGGCTGCCGGGGCACAGGGCAATGGCGGGCAGGGCGGCGGTGGGGTCCTAGGGAGGCCGGCGAGGATCCGGGCCGGTGGGCGTTCAGGGCGATGGCCGGAgcacagggcggcggcggcggcgtgtgtgAGTGCGTGAGTGTGGGCGGGCACGTGTGTGCATGA
- the LOC136535261 gene encoding uncharacterized protein, with product MKTTGGSTDISSATEDPLRKTKMPNVVIWRSLRKTPFDASVLIWHIATDLCFRSKPPRHFRCRPPHGEVLREVCPEAISNYMAYLLMFRPDMLMTGNRRDLFTKATKHMDRIITQASKEMTEKEKKQKQPLSDEILLDKIKEKAASLKEKEAHSVIDDACNPAKELLDIEDENDRWHLMHLVWVGMLCYSASMCRG from the coding sequence ATGAAGACGACGGGCGGCAGCACTGATATTTCTTCGGCGACTGAAGATCCGCTGAGGAAGACGAAGATGCCCAACGTGGTGATATGGCGAAGCCTTCGTAAGACGCCATTCGATGCAAGCGTACTCATCTGGCACATCGCCACCGACCTCTGCTTCCGCAGCAAGCCTCCGAGGCACTTTAGGTGCAGGCCTCCGCATGGCGAGGTGCTTCGTGAGGTGTGCCCAGAGGCAATATCCAACTACATGGCCTACCTCCTCATGTTTAGACCCGACATGCTGATGACCGGCAACAGGCGGGATCTGTTCACTAAAGCCACCAAGCATATGGATCGCATCATCACCCAGGCCAGCAAAGAAATgacagaaaaggagaagaagcaaAAGCAACCACTCTCCGATGAAATCCTCCTAGACAAGATCAAGGAAAAAGCAGCCAGCCTCAAAGAAAAAGAGGCACATAGCGTCATCGACGACGCTTGCAACCCCGCAAAGGAGCTGCTCGACATCGAGGACGAAAATGACCGTTGGCATTTGATGCACCTAGTGTGGGTGGGCATGCTGTGCTACTCCGCCAGCATGTGCAGGGGCTAG